The following are encoded in a window of Methanobrevibacter ruminantium M1 genomic DNA:
- a CDS encoding toll/interleukin-1 receptor domain-containing protein, with amino-acid sequence MSPYELIKDDGEVVNLGGSPDESQDFDVSLERLNDKSLADSDGDGKHDVFISYSTKNSDIANEICYLLEKNGLECWIAPRNISSGKNYVDEIADGIKSTKIVVLVFSKYSQESKYVNNEVMMAFSYNKPIISFNIDQTEPNDIMGYYLKVAQWLPAYPNPKSQYETLVTDALKLCNERPRTVITSLDGFIPEDISKQKKNWISLILLFTPIYWASFIYMGLVSKKKSWTLLGFLYAIPTVIGLLLYFQVFTRLFLIYPIFRLFNLIFILCWILAIIHGLVIRNEFLTRYSVLGLMSFDKDLFEYLYGMYYKM; translated from the coding sequence ATGAGTCCATATGAACTGATAAAGGATGATGGTGAAGTGGTTAATCTTGGTGGTTCTCCTGATGAGAGTCAAGATTTTGATGTTTCTTTAGAAAGGCTAAATGATAAATCTTTAGCAGATTCAGATGGCGATGGAAAGCATGACGTATTCATCAGCTATTCAACTAAAAACTCAGATATAGCAAATGAGATATGCTACCTTCTTGAAAAGAACGGTCTTGAATGCTGGATTGCTCCAAGAAACATTTCATCTGGCAAAAATTATGTTGATGAGATAGCAGATGGAATCAAATCAACTAAAATAGTCGTTTTAGTATTTTCAAAATATTCACAGGAATCCAAATATGTAAACAATGAAGTTATGATGGCATTCAGCTATAATAAGCCTATTATTTCATTTAATATTGATCAAACAGAGCCTAATGACATTATGGGATATTATTTAAAGGTGGCTCAATGGCTGCCGGCATATCCAAATCCTAAAAGTCAGTATGAGACATTGGTTACTGACGCTTTAAAATTATGCAATGAAAGGCCAAGAACTGTAATTACAAGCTTAGACGGCTTCATTCCAGAAGACATATCCAAGCAAAAGAAAAATTGGATATCACTTATATTGCTGTTTACTCCAATCTATTGGGCTTCATTTATTTATATGGGCCTTGTTTCAAAGAAAAAATCATGGACATTGTTAGGATTTTTATATGCGATTCCAACAGTAATCGGATTGCTTTTGTATTTCCAGGTATTTACCAGATTATTCCTTATTTATCCGATATTTAGGTTATTTAATTTAATATTTATATTATGCTGGATATTGGCCATAATTCATGGATTGGTTATTAGAAATGAGTTTTTAACCAGATATTCTGTTTTAGGACTGATGTCTTTTGATAAGGATCTCTTTGAGTATCTTTATGGTATGTATTATAAAATGTAA